Genomic segment of Chitinispirillales bacterium ANBcel5:
AAGATAATCATCTAGCCCCGAAGGGGCGCGACTCAATTTTCATTCCTGCGTACCAAACAAAATAATTCTTCAATAATAAGGCGTCGGGCATTTTCCCTGCAAAATCAGGGGCATTATAACCCTTTTTTATACGAATGTTAACCTTGGGGTTTTTCCTGCGCACCAAAGGTGCACAATTCTATAGCCAGGGGCAACGCCCCTGGTGACAGTAAAAATAATTATCTAGCCCCGAAGGGGCGCCACTCAAATAAGGCGTCGGGCATTTTTCCTGCAAAATCAGGGGCATTATAACCCTTTTTTATACGAATGTTAACCTTGGGGTTTTTCCTGCGCACCAAAGGTGCACAATTCTATAGCCAGGGGCAACGCCCCTGGTGACAGTAAAGATAATCATCTAGCCCCGAAGGGGCGCGACTCAATCCCAAACATATTTTTCATCATATTCAATTTTGTATAGTTCCAAAAACTTTCTGTACTCTTGCTGAAATGTAACAACTTTATGATGTTCCTTCTGAATCTGTATGTATCGAATTAATTTCTCAATTTGTGATTCTCCGATTGAAAAAGCACCGTACCCGCTCTGCCAGGAAAAAATTGGAACCCCCACGTTTTTCATCCATTTTGAGGTTGATTTTTTTACCTCTTCCATAAGATCACACAACGCTACGGTTCGTGAATGGCAGCAAAGTATATGAACGTGATCAGCGGCACCACCAGTTTGTAATGAAGGGCATTTCAGGTTGCTTAAAATTGCTGTTATATAGGCGTACAATCGTGGTTGGAGATCATCGTTTATCAATGGTGTTCGGTTTTTAGTGCTGAATACAAGGTGAAGCAGGATACGTGATAATGATTGGGGCATAAATACGATCCTTTGTTGCGCCCCTTTGGGGCTTCAAAATTATTCCTTTTTGGTCCAGGGGCGCTGCCCCTGGCTATAGAATAACGCCCCTTTGGGGCTCATTTTAATCTGTATCAGCCATCTCACTAAGCACTCCCGCTGTGCCCTCAGGATCTAAAAGGTGAAGATCATGTTCGGTGGCAATCTCACGGTACAGCCAACCCTCGCTCTTTGCTTTCCTGGCAAACGGAATCAAAAAGCCTGCTTCAGATTGGGTGCAGTGAACAAACCCATGTTGCACTCGATCGACATCACCGCTGAGGTGTATCGGTTCTGTGTTTGTGTTTAGTGGCTGTGGACGCATGCGCTTTATGTAGTTCTCCCGAACGCTCTCCGGAATTACTCCTTCAGGGGGATAGACTACCGATGGGTAGGGTATCATCTTACCATCCAACTCTTTTGCGGACCGCATTAGTGTTTCTGCTACTTCCGGTGGAACAAGATCTATGAGGCGATCACCATCCCGGGGAAAAAAAGCATCGATATAAGTTAACAGTTTTACCTTTTCAGGTATGCGGTCTGCCACCCCGGTAATGACCATGCCACTGTAACTGTGTCCACACAGTATAACATCACTGAGCATTTCGAACTGAAACAGTGCCAGTATATCCTCGATATGATCTGACAAACCGATATCGGTACCGATGTGGGACCGTTCACCCAAACCGGTAAGGGTAGGGGTGAAAACCTCATGACCCCGCTGTCTGAGCAGCCCGGCAACAGGTGTCCATTCCCATCCACCACCCCAACCACCGTGGACTATCACAAATGTAGCCAAAGAGAGCCTCCTTAAAAGTACAATCTTGATTACTGAACTATGCCCACCTTTATGCAAAAAGTGAGCCATGATTTGGAGCTTTCTGCATATAACCAATTTTCATTGCAATCATTTTCCCCTGCTGTTTCGTTCCTCCTTCTACTTTGCCGCTATTTGTTCTTTAATCACCCCCTCAGCCTTCCTGCTTAGATGATGGCACCGATATCTCCTTCTTTTTTTTCCACTTAATCCGGCATTTTTATTGCAAAAGATACATCTGTTAGCCAAAACCGGGTTAAGCTTTCGGCTGGAAAATCGGATAGTGCTTTGCCTGTGGTTGTGCTAAGCAGTATATTATTCTTAGAAGATGATAATCATTATCAATAAACCCCGGTCTCTTATCGGGGCAAAAAAAGAGGCTACAACTAAAGCTTCTACTATCGGATCTGGCTGACAGAAAAGCAAGGATGGTAAAGATGAACAATCGTAATCAACCAGGAAAAGAGCAGGAAGTACTTCGCAAACCATTCAGGCCAGGCAACTGGAATAAGGAGATCGACCTTCGGGACTTTATCCAGCGCAACTACACCCCTTATACCGGTGATGATACTTTTCTCAAGGGGCCAACCGGGCGGACCAAAGCAGTCTGGCAAAAGACGACAGTTTTGCTCTCCCAGGAGCTCAAAAGAGGCGGCATGTATGATCTTGATGTTAAAACGATCTCCACAATTGTCAGCCATAATCCAGGATATATCGATAAGGATAATGAGCTGATTGTTGGCGTGCAGACCGATGCGCCGCTTAGACGGGCGATCATGCCCTATGGTGGTATCAGAATGGTTGAAAAGGCCGCCCAAGCCTATGGCTACAAACTGGACCCCACAGTAAAAGAGATTTTCCAGCAGTATCGCAAAACTCATAATGACGCGGTTTTTGACGCCTACACCAGTGAAATGAAAGCTGCAAGAAATGCGGGTATTATTACCGGGCTTCCCGATGCCTATGGACGGGGGAGAATAATTGGCGACTACAGGCGGGTCCCGCTCTATGGAGTAGACCGACTCATTGAGGATAAGCAGGAGCAGCTCGAGTCCCTTGAACTGGATTTAATGGAAGAAAATACCATAAGGGCCAGGGAAGAGATCTCTGAACAGATCAGAGCATTAAAAGAGCTTATTGAGATGGCTAAAAGTTATGGTTATGATATAACCCGGCCCGCACAATCGGCCAAAGAAGCGGTGCAGTGGCTTTATTTTGCCTATCTTGGTGCAGTGAAGGAACAAAATGGTGCTGCCATGAGCATCGGGCGTATCAGTACGTTTCTTGATATCTATATGGAAAGGGATATCCAGGCGGGGGTACTAAGCGAAAAAGAGGCGCAGGAACTTATCGATGATCTGGTGATAAAGCTTCGTTTGGTCAGATACCTGCGTACACCCGATTATAATGAACTCTTTTCCGGTGATCCGACCTGGGTGACCGAAGTGATCGGTGGTACCGGAATGGATGGGCGGACACTGGTTACCCGAACCAGTTTTCGAATCCTGCAGACCCTTTTCAATCTTGGACCGGCACCGGAGCCAAACCTGACAGTGCTGTGGTCAAAAGACCTGCCGCAGGGTTTTAAGGATTTCTGTGCAAAAGTCTCTATAAAAACAAGTTCCATTCAATACGAAAATGATGATCTCATGCGTCGGTACTGGGGTGATGATTACGGTATTGCCTGTTGTGTTTCAGCCATGCGAATAGGTAAACAGATGCAATTCTTTGGTGCCAGATGTAACCTGGGTAAAGCGCTTCTTTACGCGATCAATGGGGGCCGGGATGAGATGAGAGGCATACAGGTGGGGCCGCGTTTTGAACCGATTCTCAGTGAATATCTGGATTATGATGAGGTGATGAGTAAGTTTGATGCTTATCTGGAGTGGCTTTCACTGCTGTATATCAACACACTAAATGTTATCCACGCTATGCATGATAAATACGCCTATGAACGTATTCAGTTTGCGCTCCATGACCGGGACATATTCAGGACCATGGCTTGTGGAATCGCCGGATTATCCGTTGTCGCTGATTCTCTCTCGGCAATGAAACACTCTAAAGTTAAGGTGATCCGTGATGAATCCGGGATGGCTGTCGATTTTGAAGTAGAGGGAGAGTATCCAAAGTTTGGCAATAACGATGACAGAGCGGATCAGATAGCGGTTGATCTTATTGAGCGGTTTATGAAAAAGCTATACAAACGTACTACGTATCGTAACTCCAAACCAACCCTTTCTGTGCTTACTATCACATCCAATGTTGTGTATGGAAAGAAAACGGGGAGCACTCCTGATGGCAGAAAAGGTGGTGAACCATTTGCCCCCGGTGCAAATCCCATGCATGGCCGTGATTCAAAGGGAGCTTTGGCATCACTGGCGTCTGTGGCGAAACTTCCGTATGCCTATGCTCAGGATGGTATCTCCTATACCTTTTCCATTGAGCCGGCATCACTTGCCAAATCCGAATCCGATCAGATAAAAAATTTGCGATCATTGCTCGATGGATATTTCGCGCAGATGGGGCATCATATAAATGTCAATGTTCTTGACCGGGCCATGCTGCTGGACGCAATCGATCATCCGGAAAAATACCCTCAGCTTACGGTAAGGGTTTCGGGATACGCGGTAAATTTCACCAAGCTTACCCGGGAACAGCAGCTTGATGTTATTAACAGGACTTTTCATGCTAAGTTTTAGCCACAGAGGTGTCGGTAAAGATGACTTCACCTATAGCAAGAGTTGGTACTATTCACTCGATCGAGACCTTTGGAACTGTAGACGGGCCGGGGATACGGTATACCATTTTTTTTCAGGGCTGTCCTCTGCGGTGCAGGTATTGCCATAACCGGGATACCTGGAATACCGAAGGGGGGCGGCAGGTAACAATTGATGAGCTTCTGGAGGAGATAGAGCAGTACCGGCCATTTCTGGAATCTTCAGGGGGCGGGGTTACCGCTACCGGTGGTGAACCCCTTCTGCAGGCTGAGTTTTTGTGTGAGTTATTTAGTGAACTAAAGGCCAGGGAAATCCATACAGCACTGGACACTTCTGGTTTTACAGCGATCACTCCTGTTGTCAGGCAGCTTCTTGAGGTAACAGATCTGGTGTTACTGGATATCAAACATATAGATGAAGAGAAACACAAAAAGTTGACTTGTGTTTCCAATGGATGGATTTTGGAGTTTGCGCAGTATCTTTCGCGGAACAATAAAACGATGTGGATCAGGCACGTTGTTCTGGAAGGGTATTTTGAAGACGATCAGAGCGATCACCGTCTGGCTGAATTCGTTAGAAAACTATCCAATGTGGAGAGAGTTGAGCTTTTGCCGTATCATTCAATGGGGGCTTTTAAATGGGAAGCGCTGGGTCTTGAATATCCTCTGGAGGGAATCGAACCGCCCTCTGCGGAGAAGATGGAGGCGGTTGTTGAGATATTCAGGGCTCATGGTATTGAGGTTACGGTTTAGAAAATGCTGTTTTAATTGAGTAAGACCTGTTCGGACAGCACTATTACCCGTAGGTTGTAAAAATACATATATTGACTAGCCCCTTGCCTCGCAGGGGCTATCTGTTTGAGTTTCACTCACACCCGCCCGGTGGACACGGCGCCGGCACAAATGTAGAATGCCCGTTGTCCATGCGAGAATAGAGCGAAGACCCTTCACCCTTTGGGACCTCCCCTTCGCAGATGCTACCGCAGGTGGCGCTGAAGGCAGCACTGTTGTTTTCGGTTACAGAGAACATCCGAAAGTCTCCCCGTTCATACGCCATAAATGAGTTATGATAGAGTGTTCCATTATCATCTATGGCATAGAGGTAATCGGCTGTATAGCCGTCTGAATGCGTAATGCGCAGGAAGGTGTTGTTGACTGTAAACCATTCGCCGTTGGCAAGCATTACGCTGCTTGATCGTTGATTGACGGTGAACCTGAATTCATCAGGGTCTATGTCTTTTCTGTAGTGGTGTACTCCTCCGGCGCTGCTGTTGTCCTGGAACCATCCATGGTCTGGTCCGTCGAGTAGCCGTGGGTCTTGCTCTCTGGCCGACTCCGGAATGTTGATCATGTCCACCATTCTATAGTTATCACCGGCAGAAGCTGCTAATTGGGCTCCGCTCTGCAGATCGGATATGGAAGGTTTTTCGTAATAATCGGTGGACTCTTTTACTATTCTTCCTATGTAGCCGCGGCTTCCGAAACCGAAGCCCTGATCGGAAATAAGAGAAGCCTGAGTTTCATCAAGAAAGATATAGGCAAAATGTACACTGGATCCTGAATTGGGAACAAACACAAACGCAATGTTATTTGAAGTAAACCACTGACCGTTAGTGGTGCCTAATCGTGCGGTTCCGTCCTCCCAAACCCTTAGATCAAAACTACCTATGGCTATTGAACCTACCGTCCAGTGTGCATCGCTGCCGGTTACCCAGCGTGGATCGCGGTAAGAATTCACCGGTTCGTCCCCCATCTGCGGAGCGCTAAGTTCGCATGGTGGAACCATCTCCGGCGGGTAGTTCATCTCAGCCGAGACAGCCAAACGCAACGCGGGACCTGCACCTTCAATTGAGCGGATCAGGCGTCCTGTAATATTGTCGACTGTTCCCTGGGCATCACGTCGTGTTTTTTGAGTGTGCTGCCCGCTGGCCGGCCCTACGGGATCTGTTCCTCCTGAATGCGTGGAATTCCAACTGTTATATGCCCATTCTTCACCGACACCTATTCTGTCCATTCTGCTCAGGTGATTTTTTGCCGCGTACTCCCATTCTGCCTCTGTAGTCATGCGATACCGACGACCTGTTAACTGGCTTAACCGGCAGGCAAATTCCATGGCATCGTACCAGGTCATACCTGTGTGGGAGTCCTCAGGACGGCCGAAACCCGAAGGGCTTTGTTCCATTACTGCTTCCCACAGACCCCTTGTCACCTCGGTTTTACCAATGAAATAGCTGCTGACTGTCACACCCGAAACGGGGTCTGTATCGGGTGGGCAGTTATCGCTTTCGCATCCTATAGTAAATGTGCCGCCAGGGATGAAGAGCATCTCAAAAGATTCACCGTTTACAGTTTCCGTGAAATCGTCCAACTCAACTGCTATTGCTTCCAGTGTGATATCAATGTCTTCCAGGATATAGCCGCTCAGAGGATAGCGTTTCGTGGCGTATCCGAAAGCGGCAACGACCAGTGTATCTACAAAATCAGACTGGACTGCTGCTGATCTATGAAGCTCAGAAGTTCTAACTGTACTGGTTTTGCTGTAGCTGGTAAGATCAAACCCCCTCTGATTCGCTGTTACATATCTGAATACACTCCTGTTGCCATCATGGAGCACAGAAACAACATAAACACCTGAACCAAGCCTGTTCATCGGTAATGCTACTCTGTTTAACCCTGGGTTTAGCTGCCCGGAAGTATATTCATACACCTTTCTTCCGGACATGGAATAAACCGATAATCCGATATCAGACGGTGTTGTAAGGTTAACATCTACACCATTACCTTTAAGCGCGGCATAGGGGGTAGAAGGCTGTATACGATTTTTGGTAATTGAGGTAGTCTCAGGGGTAAGTACAAACTGGCCATCAGAGTTGGTGAAGGTAGTTATGCTCTGATCGCTTTGAAGCTTCACTTCTGCATTTTCTACCGGGTTACCCGATTTATCAACTACACTACCTGCCAGGCTAACTTCACCGGCACTAAGTGATGAGTAAAGAAAGGTAACCAGCATGATAACTGAACAGAATGATTTTTTAGTCATGATCGATGACTCCCTCAATTAAGTAAGTGTTGTCTTTTCAAAGCAAAGCAGGGCAGTAAATTTGGTTGATTGCAAGAGCGCGTGTTATCCCATTATTCAGTATTGATAGTACCAGGTTTTGTTTCTGATTATTTTTTAATACTCATTATTTAGGGATAGTACTGCTCCAAATGGCTCCACCAATAGTCCCTTCAAAAATTGTAATATAAAGGAAAGGGTTTAAAAAAACACTGCATATTTGGCAGAGCAGGATGATTCTGTTGAATAGAGTATCAACAAACCTGGGTTTGGATAACTACTTTTTTCTTCAGTATTGACGTTTATGCTCTGATTATGGAGACTATGGCCTACTACGCAGTAGCAATGCTACTGAGGCTTAGATTTCAGGATTCTATTACTCATAATACTGTTTAGCCCTATAGTGGATAAGCTTACCTTTGCATGATCGAATCTATAAACGACATTTCATTAAGAATTGGCTCGACCACTTGGTAAAAACAGCATTGAAACGAACTGTTACCCACAACTAAATCCTTTTGCTTTGTTTTCAGCTTTATTTAATCCACAACCTCACTTCTTGGAAAAACTGTAATTTGTGCGAATTGATTGCAATTTTGCTCCTAAGCGAGCTGGTGGGGAGATAGTGCCTCCCTGGAAACTGTACCGGACACAGGCTCGGTCATAAAAACTTTACAATACTATTTTAAAGTAGTATTTTGCTAAAAGTATAAATTATGCCTGAAGTGTTTAACTGGGAGAGATATGATTGAACATGACGAATTGTTAACAGAAACACCGATAAGCTTTGGCTGGAAAACTACCATGGCCAACAAGCTGTTTTTTATGATATTTTCAATTGTAATATTGGCTCTGATCATTTTACAATTCTTTTTAGAGTCGATACGTATACCTTTTTATCCAGGAATAAACCAAAATGCGGTGAATTTTATTTTTAATTATGCTACTGCATTTTATATCTATAGTACAATCCATTTAGGCTCCTTGAGTATCGGTCTGAAGTTTATTGAAGATAAACCTGTCAGTCTCTTTTCAGATTTATTTGTCTCAATCCAAACAATAGTTATAAACTTTATTGCAACAATATTTTTTACGTTTATAATTAGTGTGCCAATAGCAATAGCAACCGCAATCGCAATTTATAACACCGAGGCTTTGTTTCTATTTTTATTGGCAATCATAGCTTCGTTTATACTAGCATTAAAATACCAGTTTTATCCTTACGTGATTGTTGATCTTGGCGTAAATCCGATTCAAGCACTGAAGATATCAAGCATAATAACAAAGAATAATAAGTTGGAAGTATTTTTACTACATTTAATTCTGGTCTTTGTAAATATAATCGGGCTACTGTGTTTTGGTATAGGTTTGCTTTTCACAATACCTATATCAGTTCTTTCGTGTTCTTACCAATATGCTCAGTTGAGAGGTGTCGCAATAGGTAAAGTAGACAGTTATAATGAACCATTGAATGCTGAAGGACAAGTTTAAAACTAAATAACGTGTTCAAAGGACTAGCGGGAAGGTAATTTGATTAGTTGGACGGATGTTGTTAGTTCTTAGAATGCGTTTTTACTACCGCTGCATTTAGTAACGGTTTCGACTTCAAATTTGACTCATCATTTTAAGTGAATAATGGGTGAAAAGAGTGTTAAAAGAGCAAAATGCTGTATACCCGAACAATGGCGCTCTAAGGGCAGATGTAACAGAAACGAAAAAATCAGAGACAGGCTTGCCTCAAAAGCCGTAGTCCGGTTCTGGCCCGTGAGGTATTGTTTGAGCTTTGTCTACAGGTGGAGGATGCGGAAGCTCTTTTATGCAATGGCAGTGGAGCAGCATCTTTTCTGATATTTGACTGGTGTCTCTCAAATCAAACTAATGATCTTCACCCTACTGCCACAAGCGCCAGCTCTATATCGGTGTTTGCAAGGACGGTATTGTTATCACTGCACAATTTGTACGGTTCCGTACTGCTGAGCAGAAAAATCACCGTGCATACGTACAATGTAGGTTCCTGACCGTAACGGGACAGGAAATGTATGGTGCCCGTGTGTATCAAAACTGAAAACAGCTCTGCCATTAAGCCGGTAGAGAGTGAGCCCGTCATAATAGTGTGGAATGAAAAGCGATTGTTTGTTCAACTGTATACCAGTGGTTTTGCCAATCACTGCTGTGGTTCCTGAGCTTTTACTTACTGATGTAACTCCGGTATATTGTTTTAATACACTCATATGTGGTCTGTGCTGACCATTTTTCGGTTCACAGCTCAAAGGGTAATCTCCCCACCAGGGCCCGCCTGCCCAGTAGGTACCGCTGACACCATTTTCCTCAAGGTATGCAAGAAAATTTTCCAGTGTAACCAACCACCGTGGATCATCATCGGGAATACCATATTCTCCAACAAATCCCCTGAAGTTGTTTTCCTGAAGCCATTGCACGAAAGGCTTCACCCTCTCTACCCCTGTTTCAGGGGAAGCGTTTTCATCATCGTAGCTGTGCTGGTATCGTCCGGAGGCATCGCGGTCAAAGTACTGATGAGCCTGGAAGATGATGTTGTCGTATGGATCAATGAGATCCCCAAGATGGGCACTTGCCGAAAGCCACCGTTGAGCGCTGCTCCAGTCATCGCCGCTGACGATAACAGCAGTCGCAGTGTCAACCTCCCGTATGGCATCAATTGCAGCCTGTGCCGCATCAAACCAGGAATATTGCCCCATATCGTGGGGTTCATTACAAAGATCATATCCCCAAATGGAAGCTTCATCCCGGTAGTGCTCAGCAAACCTTCGCCAAAAGTCCGCAAACGCTCTAACTGATAGTTCCTGAGATCCAATGATGTGTATCTGGTCATCCATGACTCTGCGTGCATAGTTGTGCATATCAGGAATTACCCACATGCCTCTTTCGCTCACACCGTCGATAAAAGCATCCATCCTTTGGAGCTCAAGGGAGTCCAATTCAGAATACAGTTCTCTTTGCATCCGCTCCCATCGAAAGGGTAACCGGATAAGTTTCAGGCCCTTAGCAGCGTAATAATCAAGAGAGCTAACATCAGGGTAGGTGTAGTCAGATCCGTATACTCCCGGGTACTGGTTTCCAAACTCTGCAGAAGCCAGATTTACCCCAAACAGATGCCCGGAAAATCCCTGACCATAAAAAACAAAGAGTAAGACCAGTAGCCAATTATGCAGGTTGAAAAAGTGCCTGCGGTACTGGACTGAATTTCCTGCTGTGTGCATCATAGTATTTCTTCCTCGTAATTCACTGGACATTCAGATGAAAATGGTGGCTTATTTAATTCCTGGTTCATAGGATCGTAGCTTAATTTCGGCTATACTGCAATAACTGAATTACAATTTTGGTGAAGGGGGAATGGTTAGGGCCACACTAGGAAACAAACCTTATTGATCGATCCAATCCTATTTACCTACTTCATTTTTGTACCAGGTTAAGTTGTTTTTATGATTCATAATTGTACCTGTCTGAACCAAAATTGTAGTGAGAACTGAAAATCAGTACTTTAGGTTTCTTGAAGAGGGTGATAGTAGAAGTTTGTTAACTGAAAAGTGTGAAGAGGCGCAAAACAGTACATATTAGCTGTTTTTTATCGCTACAGGTAGACTAACCACTATTTAAAAGTGACTCTTTCACTATTATAATATAGTCATATTTAATTTACTGTCAATCCTAAAAGTATATGGCATGTTCATTGCATATTTACGGCAACAAGAGCGCTCTGATCACAGGTCATAAACAATCATCAGGAGCATTAAAATGAGAAAAATTGCCATTTATGGAAAAGGCGGAATTGGAAAGTCAACCACCACACAAAATACTGTTGCTGGTCTTGCGGAGATGGGAAAGAAGGTTATGGTCGTTGGATGTGATCCCAAAGCAGACTCTACAAGGCTTCTGCTTGGAGGCCTTGCCCAAAAGACAGTACTCGATACGTTACGAGAAGAGGGTGAAGATGTTGAACTTGAAGATATTATACGGGAAGGTTATGGCAAAACACGATGTGTAGAATCCGGCGGTCCCGAACCTGGTGTTGGTTGTGCAGGCAGAGGGATAATAACTTCCGTTAACTTGCTTGAGCAATTGGGGGGGTACAGCGATGATTGGGAGCTGGATTATGCCTTTTATGATGTGCTTGGTGATGTTGTATGCGGTGGATTCGCAATGCCGATACGTGAAGGAAAAGCGCAGGAGATCTATATCGTGGTATCGGGCGAAATGATGGCAATGTATGCATGTAATAATATATGCAAAGGTATCGTTAAGTTTGCCGATGCCGGTGGTGTGCGTTTGGGTGGTATAATTTGTAATTCTCGGAAGGTAGATAATGAGAGAGAAATGATTCAAGAGTTTGCAAAAAAATTAGGATCCCAGATGATACATTTTGTTCCCCGTGATAACATGGTACAAAAAGCAGAGATTAACCGTAAAACAGTAATTGATTACGATCCTACACATTCTCAGGCAGATGAATACAGGCAACTTGCGAAAAAAGTGGACGAAAATGAACTGAAGGTGATTCCAAAACCTCTGGAAATTAATGAGCTGGAAAACCTACTTGTCGAGTTCGGTATTGTGTAATTCTTTGATTCATAACCTTCATCAATTCAGGAGTAAACTATGTTAATGATTAGAGCAATAGTTCGTCCCAATAAAGCCGACGATGTACTCGCAGGATTGCTTGAGGCCGGGTATCCGGCCGTAACAAAAATCTCTGTTTACGGCAGAGGTAAACAGAGAGGCTTGACAGCAGGGGGGGTGACCTATGATGAATTACCGAAAGAACTTCTTTTGAGTGTTATAAAAGATAAAGATAAGGAATTTGTGATAAATACGATTATTGAGTGTGCAAGGACGGGACGCGAAGGGGTCTACGGTGATGGTAAAATTTTTGTCTCTCCGGTACTGGAATCCTACACGATAAGTTCAGGTGTAAAAGAAACTTCAGAGGAGGGTTAAGAATGAAAGAAGTCCTGGCGATAATTCGAATAAATAAAATCAACGACACAAAAAAAGCTCTTAACGAGGCGGGTATAACCTCGTTTAGCGCCACCGGCCGGGTCCTTGGAAGAGGAAAAGGAACGGTAGATTTTCGTGTCCTCCAAGGTGCCCAGGAGGGATTGCCAGAAGCGATCCCGCTTCTGGGGGATGGTCCACGTTTGGTGCCAAAACGCTTGATCACCGTAGTTGTTTCGGATGATTGGGTAGATAGAACTGTTGAAGCAATTATCAGTGTTAACCAAACTGGTACCGCTGGTGACGGAAAAATATTTGTGATGCCAATTATGGAAGCCACCCGTGTGCGGACCGGAGAGACGGTGTCCGGATTATCGGGGGGAACAGTTCTTGATTCCTCAGGAGGTTTGGAAAAATGAAAAAGGTTATAAATAACGGAAACAAGCTTAAAGGTGATATTCTTGAAAAATATCCTACAAAAGTTGCCAGAAAGAGAAGTAAATCGTTTGTAGTAAATGATCCGGATAATCCTCCTGAAATTCAGGCAAATGTGCGTACTGTTCCCGGTATTCTCACCCAGCGGGGATGTTGCTATGCTGGGTGTAAAGGAGTCGTACTGGGACCTACCCGGGATATAATTAACCTTACTCATGGACCTATCGGTTGTGGTTTCTATAGCTGGTTAACAAGAAGAAATCAAACACGTACAGGTCCTGAAGACGATAACTACATGACCTACTGTTTTTCCACTGATATGCAGGATGAAAATATCGTCTTCGGTGGAGAAAAGAAACTCAGGCAGGCAATTCAGGAAGCGTACGATCTGTTTCATCCTAAAGCGATCGCGATTTTCTCAACGTGTCCGGTCGGTTTGATTGGTGACGATGTCCATGCGATATCGAGAGAAATGAAAGAAAAACTTGGGATTAATGTGTTTGGATTCTCCTGTGAAGGATATAAAGGTGTTTCGCAATCAGCCGGTCATCATATTGCAAACAATCAGATTTTCAAACATGTGGTGGGTCAGAATAATGAGGAGGTGGAGGGTAAATTCAAAATTAATTTGCTCGGTGAGTACAACATTGGAGGAGATTCTTTTGTTATAGAAAATCTGTTGGAGCGATGCGGAATCACACTTGTCTCTACTTATAGTGGTAACTCCACAATCGATCAGTTTGAACAGTCACACATGGCAGACCTCAATTGCATTATGTGTCACAGATCAATCAATTACGTTGCCGATATGATGGAAACAAAGTTCGGAATTCCCTGGATCAAAGTTAATTTTATCGGTGCTGATGCCACTGCCAAATCGTTACGAAAAATTGCACAGTATTTTGATGATAAGAAACTGATGGCCAAAGTTGAAAAAGTAATTGAAGAAGAAATGGTTGCTGTTGAGCAAACAATTAAGGAGGTTAAACCACGCCTGGAAGGCAAAAAGGTAATGTTGTTTGTCGGTGGAAGCCGGGCTCACCACTACCAGTACCTGTTTTC
This window contains:
- the nifD gene encoding nitrogenase molybdenum-iron protein alpha chain — protein: MKKVINNGNKLKGDILEKYPTKVARKRSKSFVVNDPDNPPEIQANVRTVPGILTQRGCCYAGCKGVVLGPTRDIINLTHGPIGCGFYSWLTRRNQTRTGPEDDNYMTYCFSTDMQDENIVFGGEKKLRQAIQEAYDLFHPKAIAIFSTCPVGLIGDDVHAISREMKEKLGINVFGFSCEGYKGVSQSAGHHIANNQIFKHVVGQNNEEVEGKFKINLLGEYNIGGDSFVIENLLERCGITLVSTYSGNSTIDQFEQSHMADLNCIMCHRSINYVADMMETKFGIPWIKVNFIGADATAKSLRKIAQYFDDKKLMAKVEKVIEEEMVAVEQTIKEVKPRLEGKKVMLFVGGSRAHHYQYLFSEVGMVTVAAGYEFAHRDDYEGRKVLPYIKVDADSRNIEELTVEPDPERYRPRKTEEELKQLEKKGFTLRDYEGMIPEMESGSLVIDDISQYETEVLIEKYKPAVFCAGIKEKYIIQKMGVPLKQLHSYDYGGPFAGFIGAINFFKDIDRMVNTRVWALVKAPWSEEGVEDNCLIDADYVSEVA